In the genome of Streptomyces pactum, one region contains:
- the purB gene encoding adenylosuccinate lyase, whose amino-acid sequence MTVKPRIPNVLAGRYASAELAVLWSPEYKVTLERRLWLAVLRAQKDLGIEVPEGALADYERGLETVDLASIAEREKVTRHDVKARIEEFNALAGHEHVHKGMTSRDLTENVEQLQIRLSLELVRDRTVAVLARLGKLAAEHAELVMAGRSHNVAAQATTLGKRFATAADELLVAFGRLEDLLGRYPLRGIKGPVGTAQDMLDLLGGDPAKLAELERRIAGHLGFAHAFTSVGQVYPRSLDYDVVTALVQLAAAPSSLAKTIRLMAGHELVTEGFKPGQVGSSAMPHKMNTRSCERVNGLAVILRGYASMTGELAGDQWNEGDVSCSVVRRVALPDAFFAFDGLLETFLTVLDEFGAFPAVVARELDRYLPFLATTKVLMGAVRAGVGREVAHEAIKENAVATALAMRERGAERNDLLDKLAADERIPLDRAELASLMADKLSFTGAAADQVHAVVARIEELAERYPAAAAYTPGAIL is encoded by the coding sequence GTGACTGTGAAGCCGCGCATCCCGAACGTCCTGGCCGGCCGCTACGCCTCCGCGGAGCTGGCCGTCCTGTGGTCCCCCGAGTACAAGGTGACGCTGGAGCGGCGGCTGTGGCTCGCCGTGCTGCGCGCCCAGAAGGACCTGGGCATCGAGGTGCCGGAGGGTGCCCTCGCCGACTACGAGCGGGGGCTGGAGACCGTCGACCTGGCCTCGATCGCCGAGCGCGAGAAGGTCACCCGGCACGACGTGAAGGCCCGCATCGAGGAGTTCAACGCCCTCGCCGGCCACGAGCACGTGCACAAGGGCATGACCTCCCGCGACCTGACCGAGAACGTCGAACAGCTCCAGATCCGGCTCTCCCTGGAGCTGGTGCGCGACCGCACGGTCGCCGTCCTCGCCCGGCTGGGCAAGCTCGCGGCCGAGCACGCGGAGCTGGTCATGGCGGGCCGCTCGCACAACGTCGCCGCCCAGGCCACCACCCTGGGGAAGCGCTTCGCCACGGCCGCCGACGAGCTGCTGGTGGCCTTCGGCCGGCTGGAGGACCTGCTGGGCCGGTACCCGCTGCGCGGCATCAAGGGTCCGGTCGGCACCGCCCAGGACATGCTGGACCTGCTGGGCGGCGACCCGGCCAAGCTGGCGGAGCTGGAGCGCCGGATCGCCGGGCACCTGGGCTTCGCCCACGCCTTCACCTCGGTGGGCCAGGTCTACCCGCGCTCGCTCGACTACGACGTGGTGACGGCGCTGGTGCAGCTGGCCGCCGCGCCCTCCTCCCTGGCGAAGACCATCCGGCTGATGGCCGGCCACGAGCTGGTCACCGAGGGCTTCAAGCCCGGGCAGGTCGGCTCCTCGGCAATGCCGCACAAGATGAACACCCGGTCCTGCGAGCGGGTCAACGGCCTGGCGGTGATCCTGCGCGGCTACGCGTCGATGACCGGTGAGCTGGCGGGCGACCAGTGGAACGAGGGTGACGTGTCCTGCTCGGTGGTGCGCCGGGTCGCGCTGCCGGACGCCTTCTTCGCCTTCGACGGCCTGCTGGAGACCTTCCTGACGGTGCTGGACGAGTTCGGGGCGTTCCCCGCCGTGGTGGCCCGGGAGCTCGACCGCTACCTGCCGTTCCTCGCCACCACCAAGGTGCTGATGGGCGCGGTGCGGGCCGGGGTGGGCCGGGAGGTCGCCCACGAGGCGATCAAGGAGAACGCGGTGGCCACCGCGCTCGCCATGCGGGAGCGCGGCGCCGAGCGGAACGACCTGCTGGACAAGCTGGCCGCCGACGAGCGCATCCCGCTGGACCGGGCGGAGCTGGCCTCCCTCATGGCCGACAAGCTCTCCTTCACCGGAGCCGCGGCCGACCAGGTCCACGCCGTGGTGGCGCGGATCGAGGAGCTGGCCGAGCGGTACCCCGCGGCCGCCGCCTACACCCCGGGGGCGATCCTCTGA
- a CDS encoding MarR family winged helix-turn-helix transcriptional regulator, with translation MTATDPALTALSNGWAALYLLYGRIETHIERALQAGHDLSVREYSLLDVLSRQHDGEGGHLQMKQVADAVVLSQSATTRLVTRLQDRGLLSRYLCPTDRRGIYTDVTPAGLALLAEARPTNDAALAEALGDAARNPELAPLVAAVEAMGPARPLPGAVPAR, from the coding sequence ATGACCGCGACGGACCCCGCGCTGACCGCCCTCTCCAACGGATGGGCGGCCCTCTACCTGCTGTACGGCAGGATCGAGACGCACATCGAGCGTGCTCTTCAGGCCGGGCACGACCTGAGCGTGCGGGAGTACTCGCTGCTCGACGTGCTCAGCCGCCAGCACGACGGCGAGGGCGGGCACCTGCAGATGAAGCAGGTCGCCGACGCCGTCGTCCTGAGCCAGAGCGCCACCACCCGCCTGGTCACCCGACTCCAGGACCGCGGACTGCTCTCCCGCTACCTGTGCCCGACCGACCGCCGCGGCATCTACACCGACGTCACCCCGGCGGGCCTGGCGCTCCTCGCCGAGGCCCGGCCCACCAACGACGCGGCCCTCGCCGAAGCGCTCGGTGACGCCGCCCGGAACCCCGAGCTGGCCCCGCTGGTCGCGGCGGTGGAGGCGATGGGCCCGGCGCGCCCGCTCCCCGGAGCCGTTCCGGCGCGGTGA
- a CDS encoding VOC family protein — translation MADAATPVNLTRAAHVGISVSDLDASIAFYRALTGREPVAAGTMHSVPFGRAQGLPTAKLRYATVNLDNALGIDLIEFQEPVGERTNGVANRPGSMHLCFRVDDFDAVYRRMKEAGYAFLGDGYTFTAGEVTPDAALGTKVAYFNDPDGTNLEIIEPRGGFAA, via the coding sequence ATGGCCGATGCGGCAACTCCGGTTAACCTCACCCGTGCCGCCCATGTCGGGATCTCGGTCTCGGACCTGGACGCCTCGATCGCGTTCTACCGGGCGCTGACCGGGCGGGAACCCGTCGCGGCCGGGACCATGCACAGCGTGCCGTTCGGCAGGGCGCAAGGGCTGCCCACCGCGAAGCTGCGCTACGCCACGGTCAACCTGGACAACGCGCTGGGTATCGACCTCATCGAGTTCCAGGAGCCGGTCGGTGAGCGGACGAACGGGGTGGCGAACCGCCCCGGCTCGATGCACCTGTGCTTCCGCGTCGACGACTTCGACGCCGTGTACCGGCGGATGAAGGAGGCCGGCTACGCCTTCCTCGGGGACGGCTACACGTTCACCGCGGGGGAGGTCACCCCCGACGCGGCCCTCGGGACCAAGGTCGCCTACTTCAACGATCCGGACGGCACCAACCTGGAGATCATCGAGCCCAGGGGCGGCTTCGCCGCCTAG
- a CDS encoding MFS transporter: MPLALLALAIGAFGIGTTEFVIMGLLPQIADDYGVSIPTAGLLVTGYAIGVVIGAPLMTVLGTRVGRKTVLLVLMGLFVAGNLLSALAPTFGMMLAGRIVASLAHGAFFGIGSVVAADLVAPDRKAGAIATMFTGLTVANVVGVPLGTLIGQAVGWRTTFAVVAGLGVVGLVGIARLVPAMPRPEGARLGRELTAFRNPQVLLAMAMTVLGFGGVFAAITYIAPMMTHVAGYSAGAVTWLLVLFGVGMFLGNLLGGRYADRALMPLLYTTLGGLAVVLALFTVTAHSKILAAVSILLVGALGFATVPPLQKRVLDQASGAPTLASAVNIGAFNLGNALAAWLGGLVIAAGLGYTAPNWVGALLAAAALLLALWSAALERRAPAPDAWCRGRPGRRARPLAPPPLTSPPGEAP; the protein is encoded by the coding sequence GTGCCTCTCGCACTCCTGGCCCTGGCCATCGGGGCTTTCGGTATCGGCACCACCGAGTTCGTGATCATGGGGCTGCTGCCACAGATCGCCGACGACTACGGCGTGTCCATCCCCACCGCGGGCCTGCTGGTCACCGGCTACGCGATCGGCGTCGTCATCGGCGCCCCCCTGATGACGGTGCTCGGCACCCGGGTCGGCCGCAAGACGGTCCTGCTCGTCCTGATGGGGCTCTTCGTGGCCGGCAACCTGCTCTCCGCACTGGCGCCCACCTTCGGGATGATGCTCGCCGGCCGCATCGTGGCCTCACTGGCCCACGGGGCGTTCTTCGGCATCGGCTCGGTGGTCGCCGCCGACCTGGTCGCGCCGGACCGGAAGGCCGGGGCCATCGCCACCATGTTCACCGGTCTGACCGTCGCCAACGTCGTGGGCGTGCCGCTGGGCACGCTCATCGGGCAGGCGGTGGGCTGGCGCACCACGTTCGCCGTCGTCGCGGGGCTCGGGGTCGTCGGGCTGGTCGGCATCGCCCGGCTGGTGCCCGCGATGCCCCGGCCGGAGGGCGCCCGGCTGGGCCGGGAGCTGACGGCGTTCCGCAACCCGCAGGTGCTGCTCGCGATGGCGATGACGGTGCTGGGCTTCGGTGGCGTCTTCGCCGCGATCACCTACATCGCGCCGATGATGACCCATGTCGCCGGCTACTCCGCGGGCGCCGTCACCTGGCTGCTCGTACTGTTCGGCGTCGGCATGTTCCTGGGGAACCTGCTCGGCGGCCGGTACGCCGACCGGGCGCTGATGCCCCTGCTGTACACCACCCTCGGCGGCCTCGCGGTGGTGCTCGCGCTGTTCACCGTGACCGCGCACAGCAAGATCCTCGCCGCGGTGAGCATCCTGCTCGTCGGGGCGCTGGGCTTCGCGACCGTGCCGCCGCTGCAGAAGCGCGTCCTGGACCAGGCGTCCGGCGCGCCGACGCTGGCCTCCGCGGTCAACATCGGAGCCTTCAACCTGGGCAACGCGCTGGCCGCCTGGCTCGGCGGCCTGGTGATCGCCGCGGGCCTGGGCTACACCGCCCCGAACTGGGTCGGTGCCCTCCTGGCCGCCGCGGCCCTGCTCCTGGCCCTGTGGTCCGCCGCCCTGGAGCGCCGCGCCCCCGCGCCGGACGCCTGGTGCCGCGGCCGCCCCGGCCGCCGAGCCCGCCCCCTCGCTCCTCCACCACTGACCTCCCCACCAGGAGAAGCACCATGA
- a CDS encoding GlcG/HbpS family heme-binding protein, whose protein sequence is MTTADAENLITAARSAAEAAGVPVSVTVLDAGGHQLAFRRDDRAVLISGETSGRKAYTALQLNAPTADLADLVKPDGPFHSLPTALDRPLLFIAGGIPVHRDGRLIGAIGVGGGAPGQDHSFAAAALEKLAR, encoded by the coding sequence CTGACCACCGCCGACGCCGAGAACCTGATCACGGCCGCCCGCTCCGCCGCGGAGGCGGCCGGGGTCCCGGTCAGCGTCACCGTCCTGGACGCGGGCGGCCACCAACTGGCCTTCCGCCGCGACGACCGCGCCGTACTGATCTCCGGCGAGACCAGCGGCCGCAAGGCGTACACCGCCCTCCAGCTGAACGCGCCGACCGCCGACCTGGCGGACCTGGTCAAGCCGGACGGCCCCTTCCACTCCCTGCCCACCGCCCTCGACCGGCCGCTGCTGTTCATCGCCGGCGGCATCCCCGTCCACCGCGACGGCCGCCTGATCGGCGCGATCGGCGTCGGCGGCGGGGCCCCCGGACAGGACCACTCCTTCGCCGCCGCCGCGCTGGAGAAGCTCGCCCGATGA
- a CDS encoding aldo/keto reductase: protein MTIPTVKLNNGVEIPQLGFGVFQVPDDETTAAVTAALQAGYRSIDTAAVYGNEAGVGRALAASGLPREELFVTTKVWNTDQGYDATLRAFDASLAKLGLDHVDLYLIHWPTPARDLYPESWRALERLARDGRIRAAGVSNFQPAHLKRLLESSELTPAVNQIELHPGLQQAELRAFHAEHGIATEAWSPLAQGAVLDDPEITAIASRTGRSPAQVVLRWHLQLGNIVIPKSVTPARIRQNLDVFDFELTDEEMASIAATDRGLRTGPDPDEFN, encoded by the coding sequence ATGACCATCCCCACCGTGAAGCTGAACAACGGCGTCGAGATCCCCCAGCTCGGCTTCGGCGTCTTCCAGGTGCCCGACGACGAGACCACCGCCGCCGTCACCGCGGCGCTCCAGGCGGGTTACCGCAGCATCGACACCGCCGCCGTCTACGGCAACGAAGCCGGCGTCGGCCGTGCGCTGGCCGCCTCCGGGCTGCCCCGCGAGGAGCTGTTCGTCACCACCAAGGTGTGGAACACCGACCAGGGCTACGACGCCACCCTGCGCGCCTTCGACGCCAGCCTCGCCAAGCTCGGCCTGGACCACGTCGATCTCTACCTGATCCACTGGCCCACCCCGGCCCGCGACCTGTACCCGGAATCCTGGCGCGCCCTGGAGCGCCTCGCCCGGGACGGGCGCATCCGCGCGGCGGGCGTCTCCAACTTCCAGCCGGCCCACCTCAAGCGGCTGCTGGAGAGCAGCGAGCTGACCCCGGCGGTCAACCAGATCGAGCTGCACCCCGGCCTCCAGCAGGCCGAACTGCGCGCCTTCCACGCCGAGCACGGCATCGCCACCGAGGCGTGGAGCCCGCTCGCCCAGGGCGCGGTCCTCGACGACCCGGAGATCACCGCGATCGCCTCCCGCACCGGCAGGTCCCCCGCCCAGGTCGTGCTCCGCTGGCACCTTCAGCTGGGCAACATCGTCATCCCCAAGTCGGTGACCCCGGCCCGGATCCGCCAGAACCTCGACGTCTTCGACTTCGAGCTCACCGACGAGGAGATGGCCTCGATCGCCGCCACCGACCGCGGCCTGCGCACCGGCCCGGACCCGGACGAGTTCAACTGA
- a CDS encoding TIGR03571 family LLM class oxidoreductase — MAIPHPALARLAPAAGRLTLGLELPLDNGWDPARQRADREAGRPFGVPDLTGQTRLARLADRLGFAALWLRDVPLYDPVGFGDAGSVHETFTHLGHLAAVTDHVVLGTGAVVLPLREPLLVAKAAATVDVLSGGRMLLGLASGDRPVEYPLFGRDFQRRGAAFREGVETLRAAWRAGPLELPRAGLDADRQLDVLPKPVHPAGIPIAVAGGAQQTPEWIAEHADASLNYPRDLGALRLRTREWQRLVTGGAKPYLTPMVLHLREDPGAPPRPIRLGLSTGSRALVDHLGRMAGLGVSHVSFNLRPSERPVEEVLRELAEDVLPHFPRQDLP, encoded by the coding sequence GTGGCAATCCCGCATCCCGCCCTCGCCCGCCTCGCCCCCGCCGCCGGGCGGCTCACCCTCGGACTCGAACTCCCCCTCGACAACGGCTGGGACCCGGCCCGGCAGCGCGCCGACCGCGAGGCCGGCCGCCCCTTCGGCGTCCCCGACCTGACCGGGCAGACCCGGCTCGCCCGGCTCGCCGACCGGCTCGGCTTCGCCGCCCTGTGGCTGCGCGACGTGCCGCTGTACGACCCGGTGGGGTTCGGCGACGCGGGATCGGTCCACGAGACCTTCACCCACCTGGGGCACCTGGCCGCCGTCACCGACCACGTCGTGCTCGGCACCGGCGCGGTCGTGCTGCCGCTGCGGGAGCCCCTGTTGGTCGCCAAGGCCGCCGCCACCGTGGACGTGCTCTCGGGCGGCCGGATGCTGCTCGGCCTCGCGAGCGGCGACCGCCCCGTGGAGTACCCGCTGTTCGGACGGGACTTCCAGCGCCGCGGCGCCGCCTTCCGCGAAGGAGTGGAGACGCTGCGCGCCGCCTGGCGCGCCGGCCCGCTGGAACTGCCCCGGGCCGGACTCGACGCCGACCGGCAGCTCGACGTCCTGCCCAAGCCGGTCCATCCGGCGGGCATCCCGATCGCCGTCGCCGGCGGCGCCCAGCAGACCCCCGAGTGGATCGCCGAGCACGCCGACGCCTCCCTCAACTACCCGCGCGACCTCGGCGCCCTGCGCCTGCGGACACGCGAGTGGCAGCGCCTGGTCACGGGCGGCGCCAAGCCGTACCTCACACCGATGGTGCTGCACCTGCGGGAGGACCCCGGCGCCCCGCCGCGCCCCATCCGGCTGGGCCTGAGCACCGGCAGCCGGGCCCTGGTCGACCACCTCGGGCGGATGGCCGGCCTGGGCGTCTCCCATGTCTCCTTCAACCTGCGCCCCAGCGAACGGCCCGTGGAGGAGGTGCTGCGGGAGCTCGCCGAGGACGTCCTGCCGCACTTCCCGCGCCAGGACCTGCCGTAG
- a CDS encoding SGNH/GDSL hydrolase family protein: MRTNVIHTSFVAVGDSFTEGMSDVLPDGSYRGWADLLAARLAARARAAAGPGAAPGFRYANLAVRGKLIGQIVDEQSHVAAAMDADLVTLVGGLNDVLRPKCDMGLVCARLEEAVERLAPSCRQLVLMRSPGRRGPLLERGRPRMERLFGHIDALAARHGAVVVDLFGSDVLGDARMWADDRLHLNAEGHRRVAEAVWQATGHPAESDWNAPLPPPVRPAWAARRAADLRFARQHLAPWIGRRLTGRSSGDGRPPKRAELLPYEV, from the coding sequence ATGCGGACCAACGTCATCCACACCAGCTTCGTCGCGGTCGGCGACTCCTTCACCGAGGGCATGTCGGACGTGCTCCCGGACGGCAGCTACCGGGGCTGGGCCGACCTGCTGGCCGCCCGGCTGGCCGCCCGCGCCCGCGCGGCGGCCGGGCCCGGCGCCGCGCCGGGCTTCCGGTACGCCAACCTCGCGGTGCGCGGCAAGCTCATCGGCCAGATCGTCGACGAGCAGAGCCACGTGGCCGCCGCGATGGACGCCGACCTGGTGACACTGGTCGGCGGGCTCAACGACGTCCTGCGGCCCAAGTGCGACATGGGCCTGGTCTGCGCCCGGTTGGAGGAGGCGGTGGAGCGGCTGGCACCCAGCTGCCGCCAACTGGTGCTGATGCGCAGCCCGGGCCGGCGCGGACCGCTGCTGGAGCGCGGCCGGCCGCGGATGGAACGGCTCTTCGGCCACATCGACGCGCTGGCGGCCCGGCACGGCGCGGTGGTGGTGGACCTGTTCGGTTCCGACGTGCTGGGCGACGCCCGGATGTGGGCGGACGACCGGCTGCACCTGAACGCCGAGGGCCACCGCCGGGTGGCGGAGGCGGTGTGGCAGGCCACCGGCCACCCGGCGGAGTCCGACTGGAACGCGCCGCTGCCGCCGCCGGTGCGGCCCGCCTGGGCGGCCCGGCGCGCCGCCGACCTGCGGTTCGCCCGGCAGCACCTGGCGCCGTGGATAGGACGGCGGCTGACCGGCCGCTCCTCCGGCGACGGCCGTCCGCCCAAGCGGGCCGAGCTGCTGCCGTACGAGGTGTGA
- a CDS encoding winged helix-turn-helix transcriptional regulator codes for MTTKASKKAQAKAEYNAFLAVCPSRQLLDRISDKWVVLILCALGGDAPDRSGASHAPRAMRYSELARLLAGVSQKMLTQTLRALERDGLLIRTVTPTVPVTVTYELTDLGLSLHHLTRGLRQWAQTHMEQVLAHRESHDARAS; via the coding sequence GTGACGACGAAGGCCAGCAAGAAGGCGCAGGCCAAGGCGGAGTACAACGCGTTCCTGGCGGTGTGCCCAAGCCGTCAGCTCCTGGACCGGATCTCGGACAAGTGGGTCGTCCTGATCCTGTGCGCACTGGGGGGTGACGCCCCCGACCGGTCCGGCGCATCGCACGCCCCGAGGGCGATGCGCTACTCCGAGCTGGCCCGGCTACTGGCTGGAGTCAGCCAGAAGATGCTGACCCAGACCCTACGGGCTCTCGAACGCGACGGCTTGCTCATCCGCACCGTGACGCCCACGGTCCCCGTCACCGTCACCTACGAGCTGACCGACCTGGGCCTCTCGCTCCACCACCTGACACGCGGGCTCAGGCAGTGGGCCCAGACACACATGGAACAAGTCCTCGCCCATCGCGAGAGCCACGACGCACGAGCTTCCTAG
- a CDS encoding aldo/keto reductase family oxidoreductase, with protein MNTCSAPLPGGTWTLGDSSVTRFGYGAMQLAGPWVMGPPADHDGALAVLREAVGLGITHIDTSGAYGPRITNELIREALHPYADRLFIATKVGATRDAQGGWPTARRPEDLRKQVHENLESLGVDTLDLVNMRMGDAQGPQAGSIAEAFETLVALQQEGLIRHLGVSNVTGEQVAEARSIAPIVCVQNMYNLAHRHDDDLVDHLAADGIAYVPFFPLGGFTPLQSEALSRVANRRGATSMAVALAWLIQRSPNILLIPGTSSIAHLRENIAGADLSLSDDDMAELDSIGR; from the coding sequence ATGAACACGTGCTCCGCACCTCTTCCCGGCGGAACCTGGACGCTGGGTGACTCGTCCGTCACCCGGTTCGGCTACGGCGCGATGCAGCTCGCCGGCCCGTGGGTCATGGGGCCGCCCGCCGATCACGACGGCGCTCTGGCCGTGCTGCGCGAGGCGGTCGGCCTCGGGATCACCCACATCGACACCAGCGGCGCCTACGGACCGCGCATCACGAATGAGCTGATCCGTGAAGCGCTGCACCCCTACGCGGACCGGCTGTTCATCGCCACCAAGGTGGGCGCGACCCGCGACGCGCAGGGCGGCTGGCCCACCGCCCGGCGTCCCGAAGACCTGCGCAAGCAGGTCCATGAGAACCTCGAATCCCTCGGCGTCGACACCCTCGACCTGGTCAACATGCGCATGGGCGACGCTCAGGGTCCGCAGGCCGGCTCGATCGCCGAAGCATTCGAGACGCTCGTCGCTCTCCAGCAGGAGGGCCTGATCCGCCACCTCGGCGTCAGCAATGTCACCGGAGAACAGGTCGCCGAGGCGCGCAGCATCGCCCCGATCGTGTGCGTGCAGAACATGTACAACCTCGCCCACCGCCACGACGACGACCTCGTGGATCATCTCGCCGCCGACGGCATCGCCTACGTGCCGTTCTTCCCTCTGGGAGGCTTCACGCCGCTACAGTCCGAGGCCCTTTCACGGGTCGCGAACCGACGGGGGGCGACGTCCATGGCGGTCGCGCTGGCCTGGCTGATCCAGCGCTCGCCGAACATCCTGCTCATCCCCGGTACTTCGTCCATCGCCCATCTGCGCGAGAACATCGCAGGCGCCGACCTCTCCCTCTCGGACGACGACATGGCCGAACTGGACAGCATCGGCCGCTGA
- a CDS encoding hemolysin family protein, producing the protein MTAIQLLIGLLSLVVNAFFVGAEFALISVRRSQIEPHAEQGDRRARSVLWGLEHVSALLAAAQLGITLCTLVLGVVAEPAIAHLLEPVFHAAHVPDGLTHPVAFVIALSAATYLHMLFGEMVPKNVALAEPVRTALVLGPPLVALARALRPVIFTVNSFANGILRLLRVEPKDEVSASFSDDELARMVADSSEAGLLDERATERLREALELGRRPVREVALPVEKVVSAPLGVTPDGLERLSAESGFSRFPVVGEDGRIRGYLHVKDALDARPGDVPFRIGQMRPIARVRADTPLDDVLTAMRGSRTHLAAVIGDDGLPAGLVTMEDVLRVLVS; encoded by the coding sequence GTGACCGCGATCCAGTTGCTGATCGGTCTGCTCTCGCTGGTGGTCAACGCCTTCTTCGTGGGCGCCGAGTTCGCCCTGATCTCGGTGCGGCGCAGCCAGATCGAACCGCACGCCGAGCAGGGCGACCGGCGGGCCCGCAGCGTGCTGTGGGGCCTGGAGCACGTCTCGGCGCTGCTGGCCGCCGCCCAGCTGGGCATCACCCTGTGCACCCTGGTGCTGGGCGTGGTGGCCGAACCGGCCATCGCCCACCTGCTGGAGCCGGTCTTCCACGCCGCGCACGTGCCGGACGGACTGACCCATCCGGTGGCGTTCGTGATCGCGCTGTCGGCGGCGACCTATCTGCACATGCTCTTCGGCGAGATGGTGCCCAAGAACGTGGCGCTCGCCGAGCCGGTGCGGACGGCGCTGGTGCTCGGCCCGCCGCTGGTCGCCCTGGCCCGCGCCCTGCGGCCGGTGATCTTCACCGTCAACTCCTTCGCCAACGGCATCCTGCGGCTGCTGCGGGTGGAGCCGAAGGACGAGGTCTCGGCGAGCTTCTCGGACGACGAGCTGGCCCGGATGGTCGCCGACTCCAGCGAGGCGGGACTGCTGGACGAGCGGGCCACCGAGCGGCTCCGGGAGGCCCTGGAGCTGGGCCGCCGGCCGGTGCGCGAGGTGGCGCTGCCGGTGGAGAAGGTGGTCTCGGCGCCGCTCGGGGTGACCCCGGACGGGCTGGAGCGGCTCTCCGCCGAGTCGGGCTTCTCCCGCTTCCCGGTGGTCGGTGAGGACGGCCGGATCCGCGGCTACCTGCACGTGAAGGACGCGCTCGACGCCCGGCCGGGCGACGTGCCGTTCCGGATCGGCCAGATGCGGCCGATCGCCCGGGTGCGGGCCGACACGCCGCTGGACGACGTGCTCACCGCGATGCGCGGCAGCCGCACCCATCTGGCCGCGGTGATCGGCGACGACGGGCTGCCGGCCGGGCTGGTCACCATGGAGGACGTGCTGCGGGTGCTGGTGTCCTGA
- a CDS encoding hemolysin family protein has protein sequence MTEVILLVVALLLTLACAVFVAAEFSLTTVERSDLELATERGERGAESALRAVRGLTFQLSGAQLGITVTGLIIGMLSEPSIAALLTGPVEATGLSRSAASSVALVLGTALSTVVLMVVGELVPKNWAISRPLPVARTVAGPQRAFSAAFRPLIRHLNNTANRTVRRMGLEPTEELASARGPQELVALARHSAKEGALEADTAELFVRTLSLSGLTAENVMTPRVQVVALDVQATAEDVANATRATGLSRFPVYRGSLDTVVGVAHIKDVLAVPAERRPRHPVAELLREPLLVPESLTVDRLLDRLSTQRSMAVVIDEYGGTAGVATLEDIVEEVVGEVRDEHDPHETPDLAPAGTDPDGRRLYDADGAARMDQLVAIGLRAPDGPYETLAGLIATELGRIPARGDSVEVAGWRIEVADAAGRRASTARLVAPLPGEHDAHGTEEDR, from the coding sequence ATGACCGAAGTGATCCTCCTGGTGGTCGCCCTGCTGCTGACGCTCGCCTGCGCGGTGTTCGTGGCGGCCGAATTCTCCCTGACCACGGTGGAGCGCTCGGATCTGGAGCTGGCCACCGAGCGGGGTGAGCGGGGCGCCGAGTCCGCCCTGCGCGCGGTCCGCGGCCTCACCTTCCAGCTCTCCGGCGCGCAGCTGGGCATCACCGTCACCGGCCTGATCATCGGCATGCTCTCCGAGCCGTCCATCGCCGCCCTGCTCACCGGCCCCGTCGAGGCGACCGGGCTGTCCCGCTCGGCCGCCTCCTCGGTGGCCCTGGTGCTGGGCACGGCGCTGTCCACCGTGGTGCTGATGGTGGTCGGCGAGCTGGTCCCGAAGAACTGGGCGATCTCCCGCCCGCTGCCGGTCGCCCGGACCGTGGCCGGCCCGCAACGCGCCTTCAGCGCGGCCTTCCGCCCGCTGATCCGGCACCTGAACAACACCGCCAACCGCACCGTGCGCCGGATGGGCCTGGAGCCGACCGAGGAACTGGCCTCGGCGCGCGGTCCGCAGGAGCTGGTGGCCCTCGCCCGGCACTCGGCGAAGGAGGGCGCGCTGGAGGCGGACACCGCCGAGCTGTTCGTCCGCACCCTGAGCCTGTCCGGTCTCACCGCGGAGAACGTGATGACGCCGCGCGTGCAGGTGGTGGCGCTGGACGTCCAGGCCACCGCCGAGGACGTGGCCAACGCCACCCGCGCCACCGGGCTGTCCCGCTTCCCCGTCTACCGCGGCAGCCTGGACACAGTGGTGGGCGTGGCGCACATCAAGGACGTGCTCGCGGTGCCCGCCGAGCGGCGCCCCCGCCACCCGGTCGCCGAACTGCTGCGGGAGCCGCTGCTGGTGCCCGAGTCGCTCACCGTGGACCGGCTGCTGGACCGGCTGTCCACCCAGCGCAGCATGGCCGTGGTGATCGACGAGTACGGCGGCACCGCGGGCGTGGCCACGCTGGAGGACATCGTCGAGGAGGTGGTCGGCGAGGTCCGCGACGAGCACGACCCGCACGAGACCCCCGACCTGGCCCCGGCCGGCACGGACCCGGACGGCCGGCGGCTGTACGACGCCGACGGCGCGGCCCGGATGGACCAGCTGGTGGCGATCGGCCTGCGCGCCCCGGACGGCCCGTACGAGACGCTGGCGGGTCTGATCGCCACCGAGCTGGGCCGCATCCCGGCCCGCGGGGACAGCGTCGAGGTGGCGGGCTGGCGGATCGAGGTGGCCGACGCCGCCGGGCGGCGGGCGTCCACCGCCCGGTTGGTGGCCCCGCTGCCCGGTGAGCACGACGCGCACGGGACGGAGGAGGACCGGTGA